A single window of Leptolyngbya ohadii IS1 DNA harbors:
- a CDS encoding ABC transporter ATP-binding protein produces the protein MKARRSADGSSTPISTTPYIAPEVHPLRRLLEYGRPYRSQIWLATICSILNKFFDLAPPVLIGVAVDVAVNQQDSWLANLGIVGVRSQFVVLAILTFIIWSLESVFEYAYARLWRNLAQKLQHDLRLNAYQHLQELELEYFEARDSGRLMAILNDDINQLERFLDFGANDILQVITTVLVIGAGFFILAPSVAWMAMLPIPFILWGSIAFQKLLAPRYADVREKVSLLSSRLSNNLGGIVTIKSFTTEAYEVDRLRQDSLAYRQSNGRAIALSAAFVPLIRIIILIGFTALLVFGGLQTVEGKLAVGTYSTLVFMIQRLLWPLTRLGETLDQYQRAMASINRVMGLLDTPIAIHSGEIVLDRNGLNSLDNGFHASTSTVRGELMLKDVTFAYRDRSPVIQNLSLHIPAGKTIAIVGSTGSGKSTLVKLLLRLYEIQSGSITLDGIDIRDLELRSLRQAIGWVSQDVFLFHGSVLENIIYGNPSASLSDAIAAAKIAEAHEFIEQLPEGYDTIVGERGQKLSGGQRQRLAIARAVLKNPPILILDEATSAVDNETEAAIQRSLEYITQNRTTIAIAHRLSTIRNADRIYVMEYGKLIEQGNHEELLDRQGVYAGLWRVQSGVRS, from the coding sequence ATGAAGGCTCGTCGTTCTGCTGATGGTTCGTCTACCCCTATTTCCACCACTCCTTACATTGCTCCTGAGGTTCATCCGCTGCGGCGTCTGCTGGAGTATGGGCGTCCCTATCGATCGCAGATATGGCTGGCGACGATTTGTTCAATCTTGAATAAGTTTTTTGACCTGGCTCCGCCGGTGCTGATTGGGGTAGCGGTAGATGTGGCTGTGAATCAGCAGGATTCCTGGTTGGCGAATCTGGGCATCGTGGGGGTGCGATCGCAGTTTGTGGTGCTGGCGATTCTCACGTTCATTATCTGGAGCCTGGAATCGGTCTTTGAGTATGCCTATGCGCGGCTGTGGCGTAATCTGGCGCAGAAGCTTCAGCACGATTTGAGACTGAATGCCTACCAGCATTTGCAAGAGTTGGAGCTGGAGTATTTTGAGGCGCGGGATAGCGGTCGGCTAATGGCGATCCTCAATGACGATATTAACCAGCTTGAGCGATTCCTCGATTTTGGCGCAAACGATATTTTGCAGGTAATTACGACGGTTCTTGTCATCGGGGCGGGCTTTTTTATCCTTGCGCCCAGCGTGGCATGGATGGCGATGCTGCCAATTCCGTTTATCCTGTGGGGATCGATCGCCTTTCAAAAATTGCTGGCTCCTCGCTATGCGGACGTGCGGGAAAAGGTGAGTCTGCTCAGCAGCCGTTTGTCGAATAATCTGGGCGGCATTGTCACGATCAAGAGCTTTACCACCGAGGCGTATGAGGTCGATCGGCTGCGGCAGGATAGTCTGGCATATCGGCAGAGCAACGGTCGGGCGATCGCGCTAAGTGCGGCTTTTGTGCCGCTGATTCGGATCATTATTTTGATTGGCTTTACGGCGCTGCTGGTATTTGGCGGTCTGCAAACGGTGGAGGGCAAACTGGCGGTCGGAACCTACAGTACGCTGGTGTTTATGATTCAGCGGTTGCTGTGGCCTCTAACTCGCCTGGGCGAAACGCTAGATCAGTATCAGCGAGCAATGGCATCGATTAATCGGGTGATGGGTTTGCTGGATACGCCGATCGCGATTCATTCTGGAGAGATTGTGCTGGATCGGAATGGCTTGAACTCTCTGGACAACGGTTTCCATGCCTCGACTTCAACAGTGCGCGGCGAACTGATGCTGAAGGACGTGACCTTTGCCTATCGCGATCGCTCTCCGGTGATTCAAAATCTATCGCTGCACATCCCTGCCGGAAAAACGATTGCGATCGTCGGTTCCACCGGATCGGGCAAAAGCACCTTGGTGAAGCTGCTGCTGCGGCTCTACGAAATTCAGTCGGGCAGTATTACGCTGGATGGCATTGATATTCGCGACCTAGAACTGCGGAGTCTGCGGCAGGCGATCGGCTGGGTGAGCCAGGATGTGTTTTTGTTTCACGGTTCTGTGCTGGAAAATATTATCTACGGCAACCCCAGCGCCAGTTTATCGGATGCGATCGCCGCTGCCAAAATTGCGGAGGCACATGAATTTATCGAACAGTTGCCGGAGGGCTATGACACGATCGTTGGCGAACGAGGACAAAAGCTTTCTGGCGGTCAGCGTCAGCGATTAGCCATTGCCCGTGCCGTCCTCAAAAATCCGCCAATTCTAATTCTGGACGAAGCCACCTCCGCTGTCGATAACGAAACCGAAGCTGCGATTCAGCGATCGCTAGAATACATTACCCAAAACCGCACAACAATCGCGATCGCCCATCGACTCTCAACCATTCGCAACGCCGATCGAATTTACGTGATGGAATACGGCAAATTAATCGAACAGGGAAACCATGAGGAATTGCTCGATCGACAGGGCGTGTATGCAGGTTTGTGGCGCGTGCAGTCAGGAGTGCGATCGTAA
- a CDS encoding GNAT family N-acetyltransferase, protein MTSTRQTTITIWYLELNDRAQFRPSQFQPEDVKIEQAVIPSPELSRFLYTSVGGDWYWLDRLPWNYDRWMQYLDRPELETWIAYKKGTPAGYIELEVQPDGSVKVAYFGLLKGFIGQGIGGYLLSFGIDRAWNLGGNRIFVDTCSLDGEFALKNYQSRGFQIYKTETVEKELPSRAIGPWEGAYF, encoded by the coding sequence ATGACATCTACCCGTCAAACCACCATCACCATCTGGTATCTGGAACTAAACGATCGCGCTCAATTTCGCCCCAGCCAATTCCAACCAGAGGACGTAAAAATCGAACAGGCAGTGATTCCCTCCCCGGAATTAAGCCGTTTCCTCTATACGAGCGTCGGCGGCGACTGGTACTGGCTCGATCGCCTTCCCTGGAATTACGATCGCTGGATGCAGTATCTCGATCGCCCGGAACTCGAAACCTGGATCGCCTATAAAAAAGGGACTCCCGCAGGCTATATCGAACTGGAAGTGCAGCCGGACGGCAGTGTGAAGGTTGCCTATTTTGGCTTACTCAAAGGCTTTATCGGGCAGGGCATTGGCGGCTATTTATTGAGTTTCGGGATCGATCGCGCCTGGAATTTGGGAGGCAATCGCATTTTTGTCGATACGTGCAGTTTAGACGGTGAGTTTGCGCTGAAAAATTACCAGTCTCGCGGCTTTCAGATTTATAAAACCGAAACGGTGGAGAAGGAATTGCCGAGTCGGGCGATCGGACCCTGGGAAGGGGCATATTTTTGA
- a CDS encoding prepilin peptidase: MELLFTGILSLLVFAIGACIGSFLNVVIYRIPAGLSLLHPPSRCPKCLHRLKPYDNVPVLGWLKLKGKCRHCKTKISPRYPAIEAATGLLFVLVFWAFSLPLPGLGYWAFVSWLLALSLIDWDTMTLPNSLTQSGLIAGLVFQLIIGWAAGGLSGAIASLISGIVGAVVAIWLFDIISILGSIAFGKTAMGGGDAKLAAMMGAWLGWQLTLLAGFIACAIGALVGGGGMALGLIDRRQPMPFGPFLAIGAGIALFFGDAMIAAYVRLFFPTL; encoded by the coding sequence ATGGAACTGCTGTTTACGGGCATCTTGAGCCTGCTAGTTTTTGCGATCGGTGCCTGCATCGGCAGTTTTTTGAATGTAGTCATCTACCGGATTCCGGCGGGTCTGTCCCTGCTGCATCCGCCGTCCCGCTGTCCCAAATGCCTGCATCGGCTGAAGCCCTACGATAATGTCCCGGTGCTGGGATGGCTGAAGCTGAAGGGCAAATGTCGCCACTGTAAAACGAAAATTTCGCCTCGCTATCCGGCGATCGAAGCCGCGACAGGACTTTTGTTTGTACTGGTCTTCTGGGCATTCAGTTTGCCCCTACCGGGATTAGGCTACTGGGCGTTTGTGAGTTGGCTGCTGGCTCTGTCGCTAATCGACTGGGATACAATGACGCTGCCCAATTCCCTCACGCAGTCGGGACTGATTGCCGGACTGGTCTTTCAATTAATTATCGGCTGGGCGGCAGGTGGACTTTCAGGCGCGATCGCCTCTCTCATATCGGGTATTGTGGGCGCAGTGGTTGCGATCTGGCTATTCGACATCATTTCGATTCTCGGATCGATCGCCTTTGGGAAAACTGCAATGGGCGGCGGCGATGCCAAACTTGCAGCAATGATGGGCGCGTGGCTGGGCTGGCAACTTACTCTGCTCGCTGGATTTATTGCCTGTGCGATCGGTGCATTGGTGGGTGGTGGTGGAATGGCGCTGGGTTTAATCGATCGTCGTCAGCCCATGCCGTTTGGTCCCTTTCTGGCGATCGGGGCTGGAATTGCGCTGTTTTTTGGAGATGCAATGATTGCTGCCTATGTGCGGCTGTTTTTCCCCACACTATAA
- a CDS encoding heavy metal-responsive transcriptional regulator, with translation MITSNTIESERLLKIGEVATESGLPIKTIRYYDDIGLLAPTVERSKTGYRLFSVDVLDRLTFIKRAQSLGLHLNEIQQILSVHDQGELPCGQVKHYLEDKVAEITRQIESLQLLRSQLQGILAGWQEPMLTDQDIHTICPNLQPDYLQPNPPA, from the coding sequence ATGATCACCAGCAACACGATCGAATCGGAAAGACTGCTCAAAATTGGGGAAGTTGCGACGGAAAGCGGACTGCCGATTAAAACCATTCGCTACTACGACGATATTGGTTTACTGGCTCCCACGGTAGAGCGATCGAAGACGGGTTATCGGCTGTTCAGCGTAGATGTCCTCGATCGCCTTACCTTCATCAAACGGGCGCAATCTCTGGGGCTACACCTCAACGAAATCCAGCAAATTCTGTCCGTTCACGATCAGGGAGAGTTGCCCTGCGGTCAGGTGAAGCATTACTTAGAAGACAAAGTGGCTGAAATTACGCGACAAATTGAGTCCCTTCAGCTACTTCGATCGCAGCTCCAGGGTATCCTAGCGGGGTGGCAGGAACCTATGCTGACGGATCAGGACATCCATACCATTTGTCCTAATTTGCAGCCGGATTATTTACAGCCGAACCCTCCTGCCTGA
- a CDS encoding ABC transporter permease, with the protein MLALFFAELQRSWLLLRRYSSEVIGGVIGTTVIFYGLFLSAKYIAGPTLQFGDRLDSIVVGYVLWTLMLFIQGDVAGGLQQEARTGTLEQLFLTPYGAPRVLFIRAIASLLLNLAINLTILLLILVITGSRLSFSPMLIPPLLAVLMGAYGLAFSIGSLALLLKQVQQLLSLFQFGLIFLFTTPVETWTGGLRYLGWLLPMAPGAGLLRSVMARGEGLQWGSLIVALLNGAVYLAIGLTLFRWAERETKRRGQLGGY; encoded by the coding sequence ATGCTTGCTCTGTTTTTTGCTGAACTTCAGCGAAGCTGGCTGCTCCTGCGGCGCTATTCTTCCGAAGTGATTGGGGGTGTGATTGGGACAACCGTGATTTTTTATGGGCTGTTCCTGAGTGCGAAGTATATTGCCGGACCGACGTTGCAGTTTGGCGATCGCTTAGATTCGATCGTGGTGGGCTATGTGCTGTGGACGCTGATGCTGTTTATCCAGGGGGATGTGGCAGGCGGACTTCAGCAGGAGGCACGGACAGGGACGCTGGAGCAGCTTTTTCTCACGCCCTACGGTGCGCCCAGAGTGCTGTTTATTCGGGCGATCGCGAGTTTGTTGCTGAATCTGGCGATTAACCTGACGATCCTGCTGCTGATTCTGGTGATTACAGGCAGTCGGCTTTCCTTTTCGCCGATGCTGATTCCGCCCTTGCTGGCAGTGTTGATGGGGGCATACGGGCTGGCTTTTTCGATCGGTTCCCTTGCCCTATTGCTCAAGCAGGTGCAGCAGTTGCTCAGTTTGTTTCAGTTTGGGCTAATCTTCCTGTTCACTACTCCAGTCGAAACCTGGACAGGGGGACTGCGCTATCTGGGATGGCTGCTGCCGATGGCTCCGGGGGCAGGTCTGCTGCGATCGGTGATGGCGCGGGGCGAAGGGCTACAGTGGGGCAGTTTAATCGTGGCGCTGCTCAATGGAGCCGTTTATTTAGCGATCGGCTTGACGCTGTTTCGTTGGGCAGAACGGGAAACCAAACGACGGGGACAGTTAGGCGGTTATTAA
- a CDS encoding DUF3891 family protein has translation MSKENQTGVNMLYRTVNADRASRICITQPTHAWVSGQMAQLWGNEQFGSIAPFEAVCLGAEQHDIGWIPWETAPTLNPETGFPHGFTEIAPEVHTRLWAGAKHLAMPMGRYAALLVSLHGTGLYERFTGWRKSPDATRVVEAFLQQEKAFQQQLIDRLKLDPAYQPYVEPETIARNQKLVATMDALSLAICIGVTQPRQIEQVPSVDEDLTLTLTPIDGDPTQLRLEPWCFRSNQVTVVFEGRILQDKSTDEETMRDRLTHAPWTTIATTLYPA, from the coding sequence TTGAGTAAGGAGAATCAGACGGGGGTGAATATGCTGTATCGCACCGTTAACGCCGATCGCGCTAGCCGAATTTGTATTACCCAACCGACTCACGCCTGGGTATCGGGACAGATGGCGCAACTGTGGGGCAATGAGCAGTTTGGATCGATCGCCCCCTTTGAAGCAGTCTGTTTAGGCGCAGAGCAGCATGACATCGGCTGGATACCCTGGGAAACGGCTCCTACGCTAAATCCAGAAACGGGCTTTCCGCACGGCTTTACCGAAATTGCGCCGGAAGTGCATACGCGCCTTTGGGCAGGGGCAAAACATCTGGCAATGCCAATGGGACGCTACGCCGCACTGCTGGTTTCGCTGCATGGGACAGGGCTATACGAACGGTTTACGGGCTGGCGCAAATCCCCCGACGCGACGCGAGTGGTGGAAGCCTTTTTGCAGCAGGAGAAAGCCTTTCAGCAGCAGTTGATCGATCGCCTCAAACTAGACCCGGCTTACCAGCCATATGTAGAACCCGAAACGATCGCCCGCAATCAAAAACTCGTCGCGACAATGGATGCTCTCTCGCTTGCCATTTGTATCGGTGTCACCCAGCCTCGCCAGATCGAGCAGGTTCCCTCCGTCGATGAGGATCTGACCCTGACGTTGACTCCGATTGATGGCGATCCTACCCAACTTCGCTTAGAGCCGTGGTGCTTCCGATCGAATCAGGTTACGGTCGTTTTTGAGGGACGCATTCTCCAGGACAAATCTACCGACGAGGAAACGATGCGCGATCGCCTCACCCATGCCCCCTGGACGACGATCGCCACAACGCTCTACCCGGCATAA
- a CDS encoding prolyl oligopeptidase family serine peptidase, translated as MPAPTSTELKPGDNLILDGIPAVPQSIVETVNRYTEFRSASLSSWHPIERSMLISTRFGQTPQVHQVKFPLGSRKQLTFFPEPVRGATYQKTQGEYFVFSKDIGGNEFSQNYRYDLATGDITLLTDGTSKNSRGRWSQAGTQMVYTSTRRTGQDTDLYIIDPLQPEQERLLMTVEGGGWFPAAWSTDDRQIAVIEYISITETYIWLVDVQTGEKSLLTPKGGEPVAYQAVIFDKHRNGLYVVCDRDSEFLRLAHLDLETQEYTFLTNQIEWDIEQIALSHDGRLLAFTANENGISAVHLLDTATQQEIPLPAELPLGQVFGLQWHRNNCDLGFTLTSAQSSSDVYSLDITTGQIDRWTESETGGLNTSSFSEPELVEWRSFDDRPISGFLYRPPSHFTGKRPIIISIHGGPEGQFRPTFLGRGNYYLNELGVALLYPNVRGSSGYGKTFLKIDNGYLREDSVKDIGALLDWIKTQPDLDSDRILVTGGSYGGYMSLAVATHYGDRIRASIDIVGISNFVTFLEKTEGYRRDLRRVEYGDERDPEMREFLLRISPVNNAEKIQKPMFVIHGANDPRVPLNEAEQIVKTLKERNIPVWYLVAKDEGHGFAKKPNIDFQFYSTILFIQNFLLD; from the coding sequence ATGCCTGCCCCTACTTCAACCGAACTCAAACCGGGCGATAACTTAATCCTGGACGGTATCCCTGCTGTTCCCCAATCGATCGTCGAAACCGTTAATCGCTACACCGAGTTTCGATCGGCGAGTTTATCAAGCTGGCATCCGATTGAGCGATCGATGCTAATTTCTACGCGGTTTGGACAGACGCCACAGGTGCATCAGGTAAAGTTTCCGCTGGGCAGCCGCAAGCAGTTGACCTTTTTCCCGGAACCTGTGAGAGGCGCAACCTATCAAAAAACGCAGGGCGAATACTTTGTTTTCAGTAAAGACATTGGCGGCAATGAATTTAGCCAGAACTATCGCTACGATCTGGCAACGGGAGACATTACGCTGCTGACAGACGGCACTTCTAAAAACAGTCGCGGCAGATGGTCACAGGCGGGAACGCAGATGGTCTACACCTCCACGCGCCGCACAGGGCAAGACACAGATTTGTACATCATCGATCCGCTTCAGCCCGAACAGGAGCGGCTCCTCATGACCGTCGAGGGCGGAGGCTGGTTTCCTGCGGCATGGTCAACGGACGATCGCCAAATTGCGGTGATTGAATATATTTCGATTACGGAAACCTACATATGGCTGGTGGATGTCCAGACGGGTGAAAAGAGCTTGCTAACGCCCAAAGGCGGCGAACCCGTGGCGTATCAGGCAGTTATCTTTGATAAACATCGCAACGGTTTATATGTGGTGTGCGATCGCGACTCGGAATTTTTGCGGCTGGCGCATCTGGATCTGGAGACGCAGGAATATACGTTTTTAACCAACCAGATTGAATGGGACATTGAACAGATTGCCCTATCCCACGATGGACGTCTGCTGGCATTTACCGCGAACGAAAATGGCATTAGCGCCGTGCATTTGCTCGATACTGCAACGCAGCAGGAAATTCCTTTGCCCGCCGAGTTGCCCCTGGGGCAGGTATTTGGCTTGCAGTGGCACAGAAACAATTGCGATCTGGGCTTTACCCTCACCTCTGCCCAATCCAGTTCCGATGTCTATTCGCTGGATATCACCACAGGGCAGATCGATCGCTGGACAGAAAGCGAAACTGGCGGACTGAATACCAGCAGTTTTTCTGAACCGGAATTAGTCGAGTGGCGCAGCTTTGACGATCGCCCCATCTCCGGTTTCCTCTACCGTCCTCCATCCCATTTCACGGGCAAACGTCCGATCATCATCAGCATCCACGGCGGACCCGAAGGGCAATTTCGCCCTACCTTCCTCGGACGCGGCAACTACTATTTGAATGAATTAGGCGTCGCTTTACTCTACCCCAATGTGCGCGGGTCGTCCGGCTACGGCAAAACCTTCCTGAAGATCGACAACGGCTACCTGCGCGAGGATTCCGTCAAAGATATCGGCGCATTGCTTGACTGGATCAAAACTCAGCCTGATCTGGACAGCGATCGGATTCTCGTGACGGGCGGCAGCTATGGCGGCTATATGTCCCTCGCAGTGGCGACCCACTATGGCGATCGAATTCGGGCATCCATTGACATTGTCGGCATCTCCAACTTTGTCACCTTCCTGGAGAAAACCGAAGGCTATCGTCGCGATTTACGCCGAGTGGAATATGGCGATGAACGCGATCCGGAAATGCGGGAATTCCTGCTGCGAATCTCTCCGGTGAACAATGCGGAGAAAATTCAGAAACCAATGTTTGTGATTCACGGGGCAAATGATCCGCGTGTGCCGCTCAACGAAGCCGAACAGATTGTGAAAACGCTAAAGGAACGCAATATTCCTGTCTGGTATTTGGTGGCAAAAGACGAAGGACACGGTTTCGCGAAAAAGCCAAACATCGATTTTCAGTTTTATTCCACCATTCTGTTTATTCAAAACTTCCTGCTGGATTGA
- a CDS encoding TIGR02588 family protein: MRNTVRPKSPFQKQRRITAEQVSFAIASLILATIIGLVLLAWFTEGDAPPVLSVQPQVEQIREANGQFYVPYEVTNKGGETAESVQIVGELQSNGEMESGDQTIDFLSRDEVEEGAFVFSRDPRQGELRIRVASYKVP; the protein is encoded by the coding sequence ATGAGAAACACCGTTCGCCCCAAGTCCCCTTTTCAAAAACAGCGTCGCATTACGGCAGAGCAGGTTAGTTTTGCGATCGCCAGTCTGATTTTGGCGACCATTATTGGTCTGGTGCTGCTGGCATGGTTTACCGAAGGAGATGCGCCTCCCGTGCTGTCGGTACAGCCGCAGGTGGAGCAAATTCGAGAAGCCAACGGACAGTTCTATGTTCCCTATGAGGTCACGAATAAGGGCGGCGAAACGGCTGAGTCTGTGCAAATTGTGGGTGAGTTGCAGAGTAACGGCGAAATGGAATCCGGTGATCAGACGATCGACTTTCTGTCCAGGGACGAGGTGGAAGAGGGCGCGTTTGTGTTTAGCCGCGATCCGCGCCAGGGAGAGCTGAGGATTCGGGTTGCGAGCTATAAGGTGCCATAA
- a CDS encoding TIGR02587 family membrane protein: MVRRLTLRLALPTGREWRSELADVVRGLAGGFLFGIPLIYTMEVWWIGSYANPIDLLEVLIATYIIVFFLNRTDGFRQQDPDRTGQALMDSVEAMAIALVCVTWVLILLREITWNTSLNEALGKIVFEAVPFAIGVGLARSILAGDPGGRDQQQDQGQSQGQLQGQSQGQSQGQSQGQSQKQPSRPEDFNPTVADVGATLIGSIFIAFSIAPTDEVPMLAAATSPPWLLAVIATSLLVSYAIVFAAGFTTQSRRLQQQGLFQNPVTETVISYLIALITAAVMLYFFQRLDFSDPWNSWLEQVLLLGLPATIGGAAGRIAI, from the coding sequence ATGGTTCGACGTTTAACGCTTCGTTTAGCGCTTCCCACGGGGCGAGAGTGGCGATCGGAATTGGCAGACGTGGTGCGGGGGCTGGCTGGCGGTTTTTTGTTTGGCATTCCCCTGATCTACACCATGGAAGTGTGGTGGATTGGCTCCTACGCTAACCCGATCGACCTCCTCGAAGTGCTAATCGCCACGTACATCATCGTCTTTTTCCTCAACCGCACAGATGGCTTTCGGCAGCAAGACCCCGATCGGACAGGGCAAGCCCTGATGGACAGCGTAGAGGCAATGGCGATCGCCCTAGTCTGTGTTACCTGGGTGCTGATCCTGCTGCGAGAAATTACCTGGAACACTTCTCTTAATGAGGCGTTGGGCAAGATTGTGTTTGAAGCAGTTCCCTTTGCGATCGGGGTTGGACTGGCGCGATCGATCCTGGCAGGTGATCCGGGCGGAAGAGATCAGCAGCAGGATCAGGGACAATCACAGGGACAGTTGCAAGGACAGTCGCAGGGACAATCACAGGGGCAATCGCAGGGACAATCACAGAAACAACCTTCCCGTCCTGAAGACTTTAACCCAACCGTTGCCGATGTGGGTGCGACGCTCATTGGCAGTATCTTTATTGCCTTTAGTATTGCCCCTACCGATGAAGTTCCGATGCTGGCGGCAGCGACCTCTCCTCCCTGGCTCCTGGCAGTCATTGCGACCTCCTTGCTTGTGTCCTACGCCATTGTATTTGCAGCAGGTTTCACGACCCAAAGCCGGAGACTTCAGCAGCAGGGACTCTTTCAGAATCCGGTGACAGAGACAGTTATTTCCTATCTAATCGCCCTGATCACGGCTGCGGTAATGCTGTATTTTTTTCAGCGGCTCGACTTCAGCGATCCCTGGAATTCCTGGCTGGAGCAAGTTTTGCTGCTCGGATTGCCCGCCACGATCGGGGGTGCTGCCGGACGCATTGCGATCTAG